In Allomuricauda ruestringensis DSM 13258, the following proteins share a genomic window:
- a CDS encoding cold-shock protein, whose amino-acid sequence MSKGTVKFFNDSKGYGFITEDGSNTDHFVHISGLIDEIREGDVVEFELQQGKKGLNAVNVQVAD is encoded by the coding sequence ATGAGTAAAGGAACAGTAAAATTCTTCAATGATTCTAAAGGTTATGGATTTATCACTGAAGATGGTTCAAACACAGATCACTTCGTACACATTTCTGGTTTAATCGATGAAATTAGAGAAGGTGACGTTGTAGAATTCGAACTACAACAAGGTAAAAAAGGATTAAACGCCGTTAATGTACAAGTTGCGGATTAA
- a CDS encoding peptidylprolyl isomerase — MQDGIYAKFNTTKGEILVKLTHDKTPGTVGNFVALAEGNMENSVRPQGKPYYDGLKFHRVIADFMIQGGCPTGTGTGDPGYKFDDEFHPDLVHDGPGVLSMANAGPGTNGSQFFITHVATPWLDNKHTIFGRVQEGQDIVDSIAQGDAIETLEIVRVGDEAKNWNAIEAFRVFEGAREKRIAEQKAAAEAEMEKLAAGFDKTDSGLRYKMIQKGSGAKAEKGKTVSVHYEGALTNGQIFDSSYKRNQPIDFVLGIGQVIPGWDEGISLLQVGDKARFVIPSHLAYGSTGAGGVIPPNATLIFDVELVNMK, encoded by the coding sequence ATGCAAGACGGAATCTACGCAAAATTTAATACTACCAAAGGGGAAATACTGGTAAAACTTACCCACGATAAAACACCGGGAACTGTTGGCAACTTTGTTGCATTGGCCGAAGGAAATATGGAAAACAGTGTAAGACCACAGGGCAAACCATATTATGACGGGCTAAAATTTCATAGGGTAATCGCCGATTTTATGATCCAAGGCGGGTGCCCAACCGGAACCGGAACTGGAGACCCAGGTTATAAGTTTGATGATGAGTTCCACCCCGATCTGGTACACGATGGTCCAGGAGTATTATCCATGGCCAATGCCGGACCCGGCACCAATGGAAGCCAGTTTTTTATTACGCACGTGGCTACCCCTTGGTTAGATAACAAACATACTATATTTGGTCGTGTACAAGAAGGCCAGGATATTGTGGATTCCATTGCTCAAGGCGATGCTATTGAAACTTTAGAAATTGTTAGGGTTGGAGATGAAGCCAAAAACTGGAATGCCATAGAAGCCTTCAGGGTTTTTGAAGGAGCCAGGGAAAAGCGGATTGCCGAACAAAAAGCTGCCGCAGAGGCAGAAATGGAAAAATTGGCCGCTGGGTTTGACAAGACCGATAGTGGGCTGCGTTATAAAATGATTCAAAAGGGAAGTGGTGCCAAAGCTGAAAAAGGTAAAACCGTTTCCGTTCATTATGAAGGTGCATTGACCAACGGACAAATTTTTGACTCCTCCTATAAAAGAAACCAACCCATTGATTTTGTTTTGGGTATTGGACAGGTAATCCCGGGTTGGGACGAAGGAATTAGCCTATTGCAGGTAGGTGACAAGGCCCGTTTTGTAATTCCATCCCATTTGGCTTACGGAAGCACAGGCGCAGGAGGGGTTATTCCTCCGAACGCAACACTTATTTTTGATGTGGAACTGGTGAACATGAAATAA
- the msrA gene encoding peptide-methionine (S)-S-oxide reductase MsrA has product MNKNNLKLETAIFAGGCFWCTEAVFQRLNGVEEVVSGYTGGTIKNPAYREIATGRTGHAEGVKIAFDASQISYEELLEVFFATHDPTTLNRQGNDVGTQYRSEIFYTTAEQKQLAEDFIKLLEKEKVFDSPIVTAISAEKPFYLAEEDHHNYYNQHRQQPYCQIIIDPKIKKLNNYFSKKLKHGTL; this is encoded by the coding sequence ATGAACAAAAATAATTTAAAATTGGAAACCGCAATATTTGCCGGGGGGTGTTTTTGGTGTACGGAAGCTGTTTTTCAGCGACTTAATGGAGTAGAGGAGGTGGTTTCCGGTTATACGGGTGGAACCATTAAAAATCCAGCATATAGGGAGATTGCTACTGGAAGAACAGGACATGCCGAGGGGGTAAAAATAGCATTTGATGCTTCACAAATATCGTATGAAGAGTTATTGGAAGTTTTTTTTGCTACTCACGACCCCACAACATTGAATCGTCAAGGAAATGATGTGGGCACGCAATATCGCAGCGAAATTTTCTATACTACTGCGGAACAAAAACAATTGGCAGAGGACTTTATCAAACTTTTGGAAAAAGAAAAAGTGTTCGATTCCCCAATTGTAACAGCAATATCTGCTGAAAAACCCTTTTATTTGGCAGAAGAAGACCATCATAATTATTACAACCAACATAGGCAACAACCGTATTGTCAAATCATAATTGATCCCAAGATCAAAAAACTGAACAACTATTTTTCAAAAAAACTTAAGCATGGCACCCTATAG
- the folE gene encoding GTP cyclohydrolase I FolE produces MAPYRNLEEYNIEITNEVKEHFSKIVEDIGEDVTREGLLKTPERAAKAMLFLTQGYKQNAEEILKGAMFAEDYDDMVIIKDIELYSLCEHHMLPFFGKAHVAYIPNGHIVGLSKIPRIVDVFARRLQVQERLTHDILECINKTLKPKGVAVVIEAAHMCMMMRGVQKQNSVTTTSGFRGQFEKIETRNEFLKLISSDLS; encoded by the coding sequence ATGGCACCCTATAGAAACCTCGAAGAGTATAATATTGAAATTACCAATGAGGTAAAAGAGCATTTCTCAAAAATAGTGGAGGATATTGGGGAGGATGTAACCCGAGAGGGGCTTTTAAAAACACCTGAACGTGCCGCAAAAGCTATGCTTTTCTTAACGCAAGGTTACAAACAAAATGCAGAGGAAATTCTTAAAGGCGCCATGTTTGCAGAGGATTATGACGATATGGTCATAATAAAGGATATTGAGCTTTATTCGCTTTGTGAGCACCACATGCTGCCATTTTTTGGCAAAGCCCATGTAGCTTACATCCCCAACGGACATATTGTAGGTTTGAGCAAAATTCCCCGAATAGTAGATGTTTTTGCCCGTAGGTTGCAGGTGCAGGAACGGTTGACGCACGATATTCTGGAATGCATCAACAAAACATTAAAACCCAAAGGCGTTGCCGTTGTAATAGAAGCCGCCCACATGTGCATGATGATGCGCGGTGTGCAAAAACAAAATTCTGTGACGACAACCTCGGGTTTTAGAGGACAATTTGAAAAAATTGAGACCCGAAACGAATTTTTAAAGCTGATTAGCTCCGATTTGTCATAA
- a CDS encoding TonB-dependent receptor yields the protein MKQLYISMLLALVPLFAYTQNTLSGKILDAETGEPLEQVSVYIPQLENGTVTDQNGNYSLKNLPEGNYKLVISYIGFETYSTSIEINSENNQFDYQMSPSAIEMDEVVLSTPFHKLQRENVMKVEQKSMEELKQQGGITLSEGITNIPGVSSVSTGVGIGKPVIRGLSFNRVLVYTQGVRLENQQYGGEHGLGINDAGISSVEVIKGPASLLYGSDALGGVLYLNPEKFEASGETSGDVNMRYFTNTLGYNANAGFKTSGEKLKFLVRGAYATNADYETGDGTSVTNSRFNEADLKTGLAYQASKFKTELRYNYNASELGIPEEIGVQNNDRDPLMPYQELSTHIISSKNNFFFKKSSLEATFGYTVNNRKEFEEHHHEEEHEGEEHEGEEHTEEEHAEEEHEEGEGAALDMRLSTLNYNIQFNPQWGKMTTIFGVQGMHQTNENFGEEVLVPNATTNDFGVLATSHIHFNNSDLQIGLRYDLRSINGEESGIEGDEEYIPALNKDFNSFNAAVGYRMDLTQNVMGRLNLATGFRAPNLSELTSNGLHSGANRVEIGNPDLDSEQNFQVDLALEYGNKHIEAYVNTFYNIINDYIYLEPTGEFRELDPIYNFQQQNATLYGGEFGFHLHPHPLDWLHLESSYDIVFGELEDKSDLPLIPANRWTNTFRVEWNKNQDYKYYAFVTLQTFFDQNKVADFETPTSRYNLFNVGVGGDIRIFNQKVGYSITGNNLFDKNYISHLSRLKADGIANIGRNISFNLNIPL from the coding sequence ATGAAACAACTATATATTTCAATGCTTTTAGCATTGGTTCCCTTATTTGCATATACTCAAAATACATTATCAGGTAAGATATTGGACGCTGAAACTGGCGAACCTTTGGAACAAGTTTCCGTTTACATTCCTCAATTGGAAAACGGAACGGTTACTGATCAAAATGGAAACTATTCCCTCAAAAACCTTCCTGAAGGAAACTATAAGCTCGTTATATCTTACATAGGATTTGAAACCTATTCAACTTCCATAGAAATCAACTCTGAAAACAACCAATTTGATTATCAGATGTCTCCATCGGCCATAGAAATGGATGAAGTGGTACTGTCTACCCCTTTCCATAAATTACAGCGTGAAAACGTGATGAAGGTGGAACAAAAATCCATGGAAGAACTGAAACAACAAGGCGGCATAACCCTATCCGAAGGAATTACGAATATCCCAGGGGTATCATCGGTTTCTACGGGTGTGGGAATCGGAAAACCCGTTATACGTGGTTTGAGTTTTAACCGTGTGTTGGTGTACACGCAAGGTGTTCGTTTGGAAAATCAGCAATATGGTGGTGAACATGGCTTGGGTATCAACGATGCGGGAATTTCCAGTGTAGAGGTCATTAAAGGCCCAGCATCTTTGCTATATGGTTCCGATGCCTTGGGCGGTGTACTATATTTAAACCCAGAAAAGTTTGAAGCCTCCGGCGAAACTTCTGGAGATGTAAACATGAGGTATTTTACCAATACCTTGGGGTATAATGCCAATGCAGGGTTTAAGACATCTGGAGAAAAATTAAAGTTTTTGGTACGTGGTGCTTATGCTACCAATGCCGATTATGAAACTGGCGATGGAACTAGCGTTACAAATTCTAGGTTTAACGAAGCGGATTTAAAAACGGGTCTTGCCTACCAAGCATCTAAATTTAAGACTGAACTCCGATACAATTACAATGCTTCGGAGCTTGGTATTCCTGAAGAAATTGGGGTTCAGAACAACGACCGGGATCCTTTGATGCCCTACCAAGAGCTTTCCACGCATATTATAAGTTCCAAAAACAATTTCTTTTTTAAAAAATCGAGTTTAGAGGCCACTTTTGGGTATACAGTCAATAATAGAAAAGAGTTTGAAGAACACCATCACGAGGAGGAGCACGAAGGTGAGGAACATGAAGGCGAAGAGCATACCGAAGAGGAACATGCGGAGGAAGAGCATGAAGAAGGAGAAGGAGCTGCTTTGGATATGCGTTTGAGCACCTTGAACTACAACATTCAATTTAACCCACAATGGGGGAAAATGACGACCATTTTTGGAGTTCAGGGAATGCATCAAACCAATGAAAACTTTGGGGAAGAAGTGTTGGTTCCCAATGCTACAACAAACGATTTTGGAGTTTTGGCCACTTCTCACATACATTTCAACAATAGTGATTTGCAAATTGGATTGCGTTACGACCTTAGATCTATCAATGGTGAAGAAAGTGGTATCGAAGGGGATGAAGAGTACATTCCTGCTTTAAACAAGGATTTCAACAGTTTCAATGCTGCTGTGGGTTACCGAATGGACCTGACTCAAAACGTGATGGGCCGTTTGAACCTGGCTACAGGCTTTAGGGCCCCTAACCTATCGGAATTGACCTCGAATGGCTTGCACAGCGGAGCGAACCGAGTGGAAATCGGAAATCCAGACTTGGATAGCGAACAGAATTTTCAAGTGGATTTGGCTTTGGAGTATGGAAACAAGCATATTGAAGCTTACGTCAATACATTTTATAATATCATAAACGATTATATCTATCTAGAACCTACAGGAGAGTTTAGGGAATTGGATCCGATATATAATTTCCAACAGCAAAATGCGACCTTGTACGGTGGTGAGTTCGGATTCCATTTACATCCCCATCCTTTGGATTGGCTCCATTTAGAAAGTAGTTACGATATTGTTTTTGGTGAATTGGAAGATAAATCCGACCTGCCCTTGATTCCGGCCAACCGTTGGACAAATACTTTTAGAGTGGAATGGAATAAAAACCAAGATTATAAATACTATGCATTTGTAACGCTTCAAACCTTTTTTGACCAAAATAAAGTAGCAGATTTTGAAACTCCTACTTCAAGGTATAATCTATTTAATGTTGGTGTGGGCGGTGATATACGAATCTTCAACCAAAAAGTGGGATATTCCATTACAGGAAATAACCTTTTTGATAAGAACTATATCTCACACTTGTCCAGATTAAAGGCAGATGGTATTGCCAATATTGGAAGAAATATTTCTTTCAACTTGAATATTCCTTTGTGA
- a CDS encoding DUF6787 family protein gives MQKIKQRWEIQKNWQMLFPILGTLLVLLTSYTISRSLLHAFGLNNTIFEWFFTIGITLLLHVILIKFFLWCFKKVENKWKVDYKWEMIAIFIVFAITGSLSGKLAGPLVHWIGLDSENVHSAVYWALRILLIFPIYQILLVFIGWLFGQYQFFWDFEKKMLKRMGLGAFFS, from the coding sequence ATGCAAAAAATAAAGCAGCGTTGGGAAATCCAGAAAAACTGGCAAATGCTTTTTCCCATTTTGGGCACCCTATTGGTTTTACTTACCTCTTATACCATTTCTCGGAGCCTATTACACGCTTTTGGACTAAACAACACAATTTTTGAATGGTTCTTTACCATTGGGATTACATTGCTTTTGCATGTTATTTTGATAAAGTTTTTCCTATGGTGCTTTAAAAAAGTGGAAAACAAATGGAAAGTGGACTATAAATGGGAAATGATCGCCATTTTCATTGTTTTTGCGATTACAGGCAGTCTTTCCGGTAAATTGGCCGGTCCCTTGGTCCATTGGATCGGATTGGATAGTGAAAATGTACACTCTGCAGTGTATTGGGCACTCCGAATCCTATTGATTTTTCCCATCTACCAAATTCTCCTTGTTTTTATTGGCTGGTTGTTCGGTCAGTATCAATTTTTTTGGGATTTTGAGAAAAAGATGCTTAAGCGCATGGGGTTAGGTGCTTTCTTTTCATAG
- a CDS encoding DUF6146 family protein → MKKKLINTLLFCLVLCFGLISCTSQKSTLDVSNQEKALFDSDDEKPVEIADDETEYEIIIIEPGFYTWLNSIAKPEGYYSQSFLENRNAIMVITWNQRVLQPNRFNPNLYEMQINYDSNIDYGYEVNYKLYNYFIYFQRKYNQRLGPFLPRI, encoded by the coding sequence ATGAAAAAGAAGCTTATAAATACATTATTGTTTTGTTTGGTACTTTGTTTTGGTCTGATTTCTTGTACCTCGCAAAAATCGACCTTGGATGTTTCAAACCAAGAAAAAGCCCTTTTTGATTCTGATGACGAGAAACCCGTTGAAATCGCAGATGACGAAACCGAATATGAAATCATCATCATAGAGCCGGGGTTCTACACTTGGTTAAATTCCATTGCAAAACCAGAGGGCTACTATTCCCAATCATTCTTGGAAAATAGAAATGCAATCATGGTAATTACTTGGAATCAAAGGGTATTGCAGCCCAATAGGTTTAACCCCAACCTTTACGAAATGCAAATCAATTATGATTCTAATATTGATTATGGTTACGAGGTCAACTATAAACTCTATAACTACTTCATTTATTTTCAAAGAAAATATAACCAGCGGCTAGGTCCTTTTCTGCCAAGAATTTAA
- a CDS encoding DUF937 domain-containing protein: MSGLLDLINSPMGKQLVSGVAGQTGQPESKTADVLSMAMPLLMGAMKKNASTPGGAQGLMDALSSKHDGGILDDLGGLFGGGVDQNVMDDGAGILGHILGSKQPQVENALSSKSGIDAGTISQILKIAAPIILGYLGKQTKQQNVNSPEGLNGLLGGLMGGGKTAAKQQSLVETFLDSDGDGSVIDDLAGIALNSGGKQKGGLGGMLGGLFGK; encoded by the coding sequence ATGTCAGGATTATTGGATTTGATAAATAGCCCAATGGGCAAACAATTGGTCAGTGGTGTAGCTGGTCAAACAGGACAACCAGAAAGCAAAACAGCAGATGTTTTGAGCATGGCCATGCCTCTTTTAATGGGTGCCATGAAAAAGAATGCATCAACCCCGGGAGGTGCGCAAGGACTCATGGATGCCCTTTCCTCTAAACACGATGGTGGTATATTGGATGATTTGGGAGGCCTTTTTGGAGGTGGTGTGGACCAAAATGTAATGGATGATGGTGCCGGAATCTTGGGCCATATCCTTGGATCCAAACAACCCCAAGTAGAAAATGCTTTGAGCAGTAAATCAGGTATCGATGCCGGTACAATCTCTCAAATATTAAAAATTGCTGCCCCAATTATTTTGGGCTATTTGGGAAAACAGACCAAGCAACAAAACGTAAACAGTCCCGAAGGCCTAAATGGTTTATTGGGAGGACTAATGGGCGGTGGTAAAACAGCTGCCAAACAACAATCCCTAGTAGAAACTTTTTTGGATAGTGATGGTGATGGCAGCGTTATTGACGATTTGGCCGGAATAGCCCTAAATAGTGGAGGTAAGCAAAAAGGCGGTCTTGGTGGAATGCTGGGCGGGCTTTTCGGAAAATAA
- a CDS encoding D-2-hydroxyacid dehydrogenase: MANILANDGLAQSGIDLLEKEGFEVKNTRVAEEQLANYINKNKIEALLVRSATKVDKKLIDDCPSLKLIGRGGVGLDNIDVKYAKSKDIHVFNTPEASSESVAELVFAHLLNGVRFLHDSNRNMPLEGDSQFKQLKKSYSAGVELRGKVLGIVGFGRIGQATAKIALALGMEVLFTDHHTKEATITLSYFDGQSVDFVLKSKDLKEVLANSDFVSLHVPSQEKYLIGKKELALMKPGSGIVNTSRGGVLDEVALVEALDSDHLAFAGLDVFESEPNPEIKILMNPKISLSPHVGGSTIEAQQRIGIELAQKVIKLLK, encoded by the coding sequence ATGGCGAATATTTTAGCGAATGACGGCTTGGCCCAATCAGGAATCGACTTGCTTGAAAAAGAAGGTTTCGAAGTAAAAAATACAAGGGTTGCCGAAGAGCAATTGGCAAATTATATCAACAAAAACAAAATTGAAGCACTTTTGGTGCGTAGCGCTACAAAGGTTGACAAAAAGTTAATTGACGACTGCCCAAGCTTAAAGTTGATTGGCCGCGGTGGTGTTGGTTTGGACAATATTGATGTGAAATATGCAAAATCCAAAGACATTCATGTGTTCAACACGCCCGAAGCATCTTCGGAATCGGTAGCTGAACTGGTTTTTGCGCATTTGCTCAATGGGGTCCGCTTTTTGCACGATTCCAACAGAAACATGCCTTTGGAAGGTGATAGTCAATTTAAACAACTCAAAAAGAGTTACTCGGCAGGTGTTGAACTTCGCGGAAAAGTCTTGGGAATAGTAGGTTTTGGCAGAATTGGCCAAGCTACCGCTAAAATTGCGCTTGCTTTGGGTATGGAGGTTCTATTTACAGACCATCATACCAAAGAAGCGACCATAACCCTTTCTTATTTTGATGGACAATCCGTCGATTTCGTTTTAAAAAGTAAAGATTTAAAAGAAGTACTCGCGAATTCAGATTTTGTGAGCCTACACGTACCATCGCAAGAAAAATACCTGATTGGCAAAAAAGAATTGGCACTCATGAAACCAGGTTCTGGAATCGTAAACACCTCTCGCGGTGGTGTTTTGGATGAAGTTGCCTTGGTTGAGGCTTTGGATTCCGACCACTTGGCCTTTGCAGGACTTGATGTGTTTGAGTCAGAACCCAATCCAGAAATCAAAATATTGATGAATCCCAAGATTTCCCTCAGCCCCCATGTTGGTGGTTCTACAATCGAAGCACAGCAACGTATCGGAATCGAATTGGCACAAAAAGTTATCAAATTGCTAAAGTGA
- the serC gene encoding 3-phosphoserine/phosphohydroxythreonine transaminase: protein MKKHNFSAGPCILPAEVMQKASEAVIELDGIGLSLIEISHRSKEFVGIMEKARALALELLGLEGKGYQALFLQGGASMQFLMTAYNFLDKKAGYVNTGTWSQKAIKEARLFGDIVEVASSQKDNFNHIPKGFDIPSDLDYLHLTSNNTIYGTQYKKFPKTDVPLVCDMSSDIFSRQLDFSQFDLIYAGAQKNMGPAGTTLVVVKEDILGKVSRKIPSMLDYSVHVAKDSMFNTPPVFAVYVSMLTMQWLKDLGGIPAIEEINERKANLIYSEIELNPVFSGIAAKEDRSNMNATFNITDDELKDVFDEMCKEAGINGINGHRSVGGYRASMYNALPMESVGVLVDIMSELEKKG from the coding sequence ATGAAAAAGCACAATTTTAGCGCAGGCCCTTGCATTTTGCCCGCAGAGGTAATGCAAAAGGCATCCGAAGCCGTTATTGAACTGGACGGCATTGGTCTTTCACTTATAGAAATCTCCCACCGCAGCAAAGAGTTTGTGGGCATTATGGAAAAAGCGAGAGCCCTTGCCCTGGAGCTTTTGGGACTCGAAGGCAAAGGGTACCAAGCTTTGTTCCTTCAGGGAGGCGCAAGTATGCAATTCTTAATGACCGCCTATAACTTTTTGGATAAAAAGGCAGGATATGTAAACACGGGAACATGGAGCCAAAAAGCCATTAAGGAAGCTCGCTTGTTCGGCGATATTGTGGAAGTAGCATCTTCCCAAAAGGATAATTTCAACCATATTCCGAAGGGGTTCGATATTCCCTCCGATTTGGATTATCTGCACCTAACATCTAATAACACCATTTATGGGACGCAGTACAAAAAGTTCCCTAAAACCGATGTGCCCTTGGTGTGCGATATGAGCTCCGATATCTTTTCCAGACAGCTCGATTTTTCTCAGTTTGATTTGATTTATGCGGGGGCACAGAAAAATATGGGCCCTGCCGGAACAACACTTGTGGTTGTAAAGGAGGATATTTTAGGCAAAGTATCCCGAAAAATACCATCAATGCTGGATTATTCCGTACATGTGGCAAAAGACAGTATGTTTAACACTCCTCCAGTTTTTGCGGTGTACGTTTCCATGCTGACCATGCAATGGTTAAAAGACTTGGGAGGAATCCCAGCTATCGAGGAAATCAACGAACGCAAGGCCAACCTAATTTATTCCGAAATTGAACTCAATCCTGTTTTCTCCGGAATTGCCGCCAAAGAAGACCGCTCTAATATGAATGCCACCTTCAACATCACCGATGATGAATTAAAAGATGTGTTTGATGAAATGTGCAAAGAAGCAGGAATAAACGGAATCAACGGCCACCGCTCAGTTGGTGGTTACCGCGCTTCCATGTACAACGCACTTCCTATGGAAAGTGTAGGCGTGTTGGTAGATATAATGAGTGAACTCGAAAAGAAAGGATAA
- a CDS encoding acyl-CoA reductase: MASDTNTITAFVKLGKYLTDFCDNCYSKTDKVDSELKEIVVQARHHNGWFTEDNILFSLKQWGHLLTEENLREWLYDYTFDSNNAPKTIGIVMAGNIPLVGFHDFLCVLLSGNKVLAKLSSNDKMLLPYLSKYLIQQEASLADKIEFVDGKLENFDAVIATGSNNTSRYFEYYFGNKPNIIRKNRNSVAILTGNESEEELKSLGEDIFRYYGLGCRNVSKLFVPKSYDFDTLYKALYDYKDIIHQHKYANNYDYNKAVYLMSQFKILDNGFMLLKEDKGLTSPISVLYYSHYDDESSLRKELEELEEQIQCMVSSAAGENEVKFGETQKPNLNDYADGIDTMQFLLQL; encoded by the coding sequence ATGGCATCAGATACAAATACCATAACTGCTTTTGTTAAACTTGGAAAATACTTAACGGATTTTTGTGATAATTGTTATTCCAAGACCGATAAAGTCGATTCGGAACTGAAGGAAATCGTTGTGCAAGCGCGACACCACAACGGGTGGTTTACCGAGGATAACATATTGTTTTCTCTAAAGCAATGGGGGCATTTGCTTACAGAAGAAAATCTCAGGGAATGGTTGTACGATTATACTTTTGATTCGAATAATGCGCCAAAAACAATAGGTATCGTGATGGCGGGCAATATTCCTTTGGTCGGTTTTCATGATTTTTTATGCGTATTGCTCTCGGGCAACAAGGTGTTGGCCAAACTATCTTCCAACGACAAGATGTTACTTCCATACCTGTCAAAATACTTGATTCAACAAGAAGCCTCACTAGCTGATAAAATTGAGTTCGTTGATGGAAAGCTAGAAAATTTCGATGCTGTTATCGCAACGGGAAGTAATAACACAAGCCGTTATTTTGAATATTATTTTGGCAATAAACCCAACATCATACGAAAAAACAGAAATTCCGTTGCAATACTAACTGGAAATGAATCCGAAGAAGAACTAAAATCACTTGGCGAGGATATTTTTCGGTACTACGGATTGGGTTGCCGCAATGTATCCAAACTATTTGTGCCCAAAAGTTATGATTTTGATACCTTGTACAAAGCGCTTTACGATTACAAAGATATCATTCATCAACATAAATATGCCAATAACTATGACTACAACAAAGCCGTTTATTTGATGAGTCAGTTTAAGATTTTGGACAATGGCTTTATGCTTTTGAAGGAAGACAAAGGGCTCACCTCTCCCATTTCTGTGTTGTATTATTCCCACTATGATGATGAATCAAGTTTGAGAAAAGAATTGGAAGAACTTGAAGAACAAATTCAATGTATGGTTTCTAGTGCTGCGGGAGAAAACGAAGTGAAATTTGGAGAAACCCAAAAACCAAACCTTAACGACTACGCGGACGGAATCGACACCATGCAATTTCTCCTTCAACTTTAA
- a CDS encoding 4Fe-4S dicluster domain-containing protein, whose amino-acid sequence MAIIITDECINCGACEPECPNTAIYEGADEWRYSDGTSLTGDVVLPNGKEVNADEVQEPVSDELYYIVPDKCTECQGFHEEPQCAAVCPVDCCVPDEDHVESEEELLGKQKFMHPDG is encoded by the coding sequence ATGGCAATTATTATAACAGATGAGTGCATAAACTGTGGTGCTTGCGAGCCAGAATGCCCGAACACAGCAATTTATGAAGGTGCGGATGAATGGAGATATAGTGATGGAACTTCGCTGACCGGCGACGTAGTCTTGCCCAATGGCAAAGAGGTCAATGCCGATGAAGTTCAAGAACCTGTTAGCGATGAGCTTTATTATATAGTTCCGGATAAATGCACGGAATGCCAAGGATTTCACGAAGAACCCCAATGTGCAGCGGTATGTCCCGTTGATTGTTGTGTTCCCGATGAAGACCACGTAGAAAGTGAAGAAGAACTATTGGGCAAGCAAAAGTTTATGCACCCCGATGGTTAA